The Delphinus delphis chromosome 7, mDelDel1.2, whole genome shotgun sequence genome includes a window with the following:
- the ACVR1C gene encoding activin receptor type-1C isoform X3: MLNEETNQQAKTKASPNAPKLGPMELTIIITVPVCLLSIASLLTVWACQGRLCTYRKKKRPNVEEPLSECNLVNAGKTLKDLIYDVTASGSGSGLPLLVQRTIARTIVLQEIVGKGRFGEVWHGRWCGEDVAVKIFSSRDERSWFREAEIYQTVMLRHENILGFIAADNKDNGTWTQLWLVSEYHEQGSLYDYLNRNIVTVAGMIKLALSIASGLAHLHMEIVGTQGKPAIAHRDIKSKNILVKKCETCAIADLGLAVKHDSILNTIDIPQNPKVGTKRYMAPEMLDDTINVNIFESFKRADIYSVGLVYWEIARRCSVGGIVEEYQLPYYDMVPSDPSIEEMRKVVCDQKFRPSIPNQWQSCEALRVMGRIMRECWYANGAARLTALRIKKTISQLCVKEDCKA; this comes from the exons ATGCTGAATGAGGAGACGAatcaacaagcaaaaacaaaag CATCACCAAATGCCCCAAAACTCGGACCCATGGAGCTGACCATTATTATTACTGTGCCAGTTTGCCTCCTGTCCATAGCTTCACTGCTGACAGTATGGGCATGCCAAGGTCGACTGTGCacctacagaaagaaaaagagaccaaACGTGGAGGAGCCCCTTTCTGAGTGCAATCTGGTCAATGCTGGGAAAACTCTAAAAGATCTGATTTACGATGTGACTgcctctggctctggctctg GTCTGCCTCTGTTGGTTCAAAGAACAATTGCAAGGACGATTGTACTTCAGGAAATAGTAGGAAAAGGTAGATTTGGTGAGGTCTGGCACGGAAGATGGTGCGGGGAAGATGTGGCTGTGAAAATATTCTCCTCTAGAGATGAAAGATCTTGGTTTCGAGAGGCAGAAATTTATCAGACCGTTATGCTGAGACATGAAAACATCCTTGGTTTCATTGCTGCTGACAACAAAG ATAATGGAACTTGGACTCAACTTTGGCTTGTCTCTGAATATCATGAACAGGGCTCCTTATATGACTATTTGAATAGAAACATAGTGACAGTGGCTGGAATGATCAAACTGGCACTTTCAATAGCTAGTGGTCTGGCCCACCTTCATATGGAGATTGTTGGTACACAAg GTAAACCTGCTATTGCTCATCGAGATATAAAATCAAAGAATATCTTAGTGAAAAAATGTGAAACTTGTGCCATAGCAGACTTAGGGTTGGCTGTGAAGCATGATTCAATACTGAACACTATTGACATACCTCAGAATCCTAAAGTAGGAACCAAAAG GTACATGGCTCCTGAAATGCTTGATGATACAATAAATGTGAATATCTTCGAGTCCTTCAAACGAGCTGACATCTATTCTGTTGGTCTGGTTTACTGGGAAATAGCCCGGAGGTGTTCAGTTGGAG GAATTGTTGAGGAGTACCAGTTGCCTTATTATGACATGGTGCCTTCAGATCCCTCAATAGAGGAAATGAGGAAGGTTGTCTGTGACCAGAAGTTCCGACCAAGTATTCCGAACCAGTGGCAAAGCTGTGAA gCACTCCGAGTCATGGGGAGAATAATGCGCGAGTGTTGGTATGCCAATGGGGCAGCCCGCCTAACCGCCCTCCGGATTAAGAAGACTATTTCTCAACTTTGTGTCAAAGAAGACTGCAAAGCCTGA